A genome region from Chloroflexia bacterium SDU3-3 includes the following:
- a CDS encoding LLM class F420-dependent oxidoreductase: MRAGLTISRFLWPGGDAQIGAHLIAIGQAAEEAGFASIWAMDHFFQIGYVGQPEDPMLEGYSVLNFLAAATRRVRLGTLVTGAAYRHPGVLVKTVTSLDVLSGGRAYLGIGAAWNDVEARSLGIPFPPLKERFERLEETLQIAHQMWSDNRTPFHGAHYTLEDPLCHPQPISRPRPRILVGGGGEQKTLRLVARYADACNLFAMPGPDVLRHKLDVLRGHCEAVGRPFEEIELTAMVNTFPGQSASEIVATCRMLAGLGFHHVIFDIPMAHDLSTIAQFGREILPELAAL, encoded by the coding sequence ATGCGAGCTGGACTGACCATCTCACGCTTTCTCTGGCCCGGCGGCGACGCTCAGATCGGTGCGCACCTGATCGCGATAGGCCAAGCCGCCGAAGAGGCGGGCTTCGCCAGCATCTGGGCCATGGATCATTTCTTCCAGATCGGCTATGTGGGCCAGCCTGAAGACCCCATGCTCGAAGGCTACAGCGTGCTCAATTTCCTGGCCGCCGCCACGCGGCGCGTGCGGCTGGGCACCCTCGTCACCGGCGCGGCCTACCGCCACCCCGGCGTGCTGGTGAAGACCGTGACCAGCCTGGATGTGCTCTCGGGTGGGCGGGCCTACCTGGGCATCGGCGCGGCCTGGAACGATGTCGAGGCCCGCAGCCTGGGCATCCCGTTCCCGCCGCTCAAGGAGCGCTTCGAGCGCCTGGAGGAGACCCTGCAGATCGCCCACCAGATGTGGTCGGACAACCGCACGCCCTTTCACGGCGCGCACTACACGCTCGAAGACCCACTGTGCCACCCCCAGCCGATTTCGCGGCCCCGCCCGCGCATCCTAGTGGGCGGCGGCGGCGAGCAGAAGACCCTGCGGCTGGTGGCCCGGTACGCCGATGCCTGCAACCTGTTCGCTATGCCGGGGCCGGATGTGCTGCGCCACAAGCTGGATGTGCTGCGCGGCCACTGCGAGGCCGTCGGTCGCCCTTTCGAGGAGATCGAGCTGACCGCCATGGTCAACACCTTCCCCGGCCAGTCCGCATCCGAGATCGTAGCTACATGTCGCATGCTGGCGGGGCTAGGCTTCCACCACGTGATCTTCGACATCCCCATGGCCCACGACCTGTCCACTATCGCGCAGTTTGGCCGCGAGATCCTGCCCGAGCTGGCGGCGCTTTAG
- a CDS encoding response regulator, which translates to MTELGSQPLVLVIEDEAPIRRFLRATLQAHEFRYREAVTGGDGLRAATLEQPDLIILDLGLPDIDGLQVIAELRSWASIPIIVLSARGREQDKIAALDAGADDYLTKPFGTGELLARIRVSLRHHARSAQPLADTAFRVGGLRVDLVRRHVWVDDAEVHLTPIEYRMLSTLIRHAGQVVTHRQLLTEVWGPGYGTEAQYLRVYIGQLRRKIEREPARPYYLMTELGVGYRLRDEE; encoded by the coding sequence ATGACCGAGCTAGGCAGCCAGCCGCTGGTGCTGGTGATCGAAGACGAGGCCCCCATCCGGCGCTTCCTGCGCGCCACCCTGCAGGCCCACGAGTTTCGCTACCGCGAGGCGGTGACCGGCGGCGATGGCCTGCGTGCCGCCACGCTAGAGCAGCCCGACCTGATCATCCTCGACCTCGGCCTGCCCGACATCGACGGCCTCCAGGTCATCGCCGAGCTGCGCAGCTGGGCCAGCATCCCGATCATCGTGCTCTCGGCCCGTGGGCGCGAGCAGGACAAGATCGCCGCGCTCGACGCGGGCGCGGACGACTATCTGACCAAGCCGTTTGGCACCGGCGAGCTGCTGGCCCGCATCCGCGTGTCGCTGCGCCACCACGCCCGCAGCGCCCAGCCGCTGGCCGACACCGCCTTCCGCGTCGGCGGGCTGCGCGTCGATCTGGTGCGCCGCCACGTCTGGGTCGACGACGCCGAGGTCCACCTGACGCCGATCGAGTACCGCATGCTCAGCACGCTCATCCGCCACGCGGGCCAGGTCGTCACCCACCGCCAGCTGCTCACCGAGGTCTGGGGGCCGGGCTACGGCACCGAGGCCCAGTACCTGCGCGTCTACATCGGCCAGCTGCGCCGCAAGATTGAGCGCGAGCCAGCCCGCCCCTACTACCTGATGACCGAGCTGGGCGTGGGCTACCGCCTGCGCGACGAGGAGTGA
- a CDS encoding sensor histidine kinase KdpD, with product MTYARPDPDALLARVQADTQRQSQGHLKIFFGSSPGVGKTYAMLAEAHERRAAGADVVAGVVETHGRRETEAMLDGLEVLPRHDLAYRGVTLAELDIDAALARRPSLILVDELAHTNAPGSRHAKRWQDVEELLDAGIDVYTTVNVQHVESLNDVVAQITGVQVRETVPDVVIERADSIELIDTPPDEVLQRMREGKVYIPQQAERAAQSFFRKGNLIALRELALRRTAERVDAQMQDYREDKAIAEPWPARERLLVCISPAPEAMRLVRAGRRMASRMRAAWLVLYVELPAHARLPQARRDHVLQAIRLAEQLGAETATRSAARAGDEIAAYARQRNVSRIIVGRPRRPRWKDALFGSVVDDLLRQVSGIDVQVITDEAEDTPPIAEVPLHPTSSASAYGWSVLVVAVCTVLASFTHPFFESANLVMIYLMGVLLASTKLGRGPSVLASLLSVAAFDFFFVRPFFTFAVSDVQYIWTFGAMLAVSLVFSTLTVQLRQRADSAAARERRTAALYALSRALVSQRSMEQLLRSTVVHVSETFECQAVLLLPVGGGRLQPWGQLSGWWGEGITTRMIFAPDASELGVAQWAFDHGEMAGHGTNTLPLASALYVPLRASRGAVGVLGVRAGDMRSLLVADQRRLLEVFSNQIGLAIERFSFADEARQAQVQVETERIRASLLSTVSHDLRTPLATITGASSSLIEGGPALPEDVRADLAQAILAESARLSRLVSNLLDMTRIESRAITVAKEWQPLEEVVGAALTRLDAQLAARPLDVAIPDDTPLVPIDGVLIEQVLVNLLENALKHTPEGTPIAIGVAPQAGAVRVAVADRGPGIPTGEEARVFEKFYRASGASLHGSGLGLAICKGIIDAHGGQIWAEQRPGGGAVFSFTIPLDGQPPALPAE from the coding sequence ATGACATACGCGCGCCCCGACCCCGATGCGCTGCTGGCCCGCGTGCAGGCCGACACCCAGCGCCAGTCGCAGGGCCACCTCAAGATCTTCTTTGGCTCCTCGCCGGGGGTGGGCAAGACCTACGCCATGTTGGCCGAGGCCCACGAGCGCAGGGCCGCCGGGGCCGATGTGGTGGCGGGCGTGGTGGAGACCCATGGGCGGCGCGAGACCGAGGCCATGCTGGATGGCCTGGAGGTGCTGCCCCGCCACGATCTGGCGTATCGCGGGGTGACTCTGGCCGAGCTTGATATCGACGCGGCCCTGGCCCGCCGCCCGTCGCTCATTCTGGTGGATGAGCTGGCCCACACCAACGCGCCCGGCTCGCGCCACGCCAAGCGCTGGCAGGACGTCGAGGAGCTGCTCGATGCTGGGATCGACGTGTACACCACGGTGAATGTGCAGCATGTCGAGAGCCTGAACGACGTGGTGGCCCAGATCACCGGCGTGCAGGTGCGCGAGACGGTGCCCGACGTGGTGATCGAGCGCGCCGACAGCATCGAGCTGATCGACACCCCGCCCGACGAGGTGCTGCAGCGCATGCGCGAGGGCAAGGTCTACATCCCGCAGCAGGCCGAGCGCGCCGCCCAGAGCTTCTTCCGCAAGGGCAACCTGATCGCTCTGCGCGAGCTGGCGCTGCGCCGCACCGCCGAGCGGGTGGACGCCCAGATGCAGGACTACCGCGAGGATAAGGCCATCGCCGAGCCGTGGCCCGCCCGCGAGCGCCTGCTGGTCTGCATCAGCCCCGCGCCCGAGGCCATGCGCCTGGTGCGCGCCGGGCGGCGCATGGCCAGCCGCATGCGCGCGGCCTGGCTGGTGCTCTACGTCGAGCTGCCCGCCCACGCCCGCCTGCCCCAGGCCCGCCGCGACCACGTGCTGCAGGCCATCCGCCTGGCCGAGCAGCTGGGGGCCGAGACTGCCACCCGCAGCGCGGCCCGTGCGGGCGACGAGATCGCGGCCTACGCCCGCCAGCGCAACGTCAGCCGGATCATCGTGGGCAGGCCGCGCCGCCCGCGCTGGAAGGACGCGCTGTTTGGGTCGGTGGTGGATGACCTGCTGCGCCAGGTGAGCGGGATCGACGTGCAGGTGATCACCGACGAGGCCGAGGATACCCCGCCCATCGCCGAGGTGCCGCTTCACCCCACCAGCTCGGCCAGCGCCTACGGCTGGTCGGTGCTGGTGGTGGCGGTCTGCACCGTGCTGGCCTCCTTCACCCACCCCTTCTTCGAGTCGGCCAATCTGGTGATGATCTACCTGATGGGCGTGCTGCTGGCATCCACCAAGCTCGGGCGCGGGCCGTCGGTGCTGGCCTCGCTGCTCAGCGTGGCCGCGTTCGACTTCTTCTTCGTGCGCCCGTTCTTCACCTTCGCCGTCTCGGATGTGCAGTATATCTGGACCTTCGGGGCCATGCTGGCCGTCAGCCTAGTGTTCAGCACGCTCACCGTGCAGCTGCGCCAGCGCGCCGACTCCGCCGCCGCCCGCGAGCGCCGCACCGCCGCGCTCTACGCGCTCAGCCGCGCCCTGGTCAGCCAGCGCAGCATGGAGCAGCTGCTGCGCTCCACCGTGGTGCACGTGAGCGAGACCTTCGAGTGCCAGGCCGTGCTGCTGCTGCCGGTGGGCGGTGGGCGGCTTCAGCCCTGGGGCCAGCTGAGCGGCTGGTGGGGCGAGGGCATCACCACCCGCATGATCTTTGCGCCCGACGCATCCGAGCTGGGCGTGGCCCAGTGGGCCTTCGACCACGGCGAAATGGCTGGCCACGGCACCAACACCCTGCCGCTGGCCAGCGCGCTCTATGTGCCGCTGCGGGCCTCGCGCGGGGCGGTGGGCGTGCTGGGCGTGCGCGCGGGCGACATGCGCTCGCTGCTGGTGGCCGACCAGCGCCGCCTGCTGGAGGTGTTCTCCAACCAGATCGGCCTAGCCATCGAGCGCTTCTCCTTCGCCGACGAGGCCCGCCAAGCCCAGGTGCAGGTCGAGACCGAGCGCATCCGCGCCTCGCTGCTCTCCACCGTCTCGCACGATCTGCGCACGCCGCTGGCCACGATCACCGGCGCATCCAGCAGCCTGATCGAGGGCGGCCCCGCGCTGCCCGAGGACGTGCGCGCCGACCTGGCCCAGGCCATCCTCGCCGAGTCGGCCCGGCTCAGCCGCCTGGTCAGCAACCTGCTGGACATGACCCGCATCGAGTCGCGTGCGATCACGGTGGCCAAGGAGTGGCAGCCGCTGGAGGAGGTGGTGGGCGCTGCGCTCACCCGGCTGGATGCCCAGCTCGCCGCGCGCCCGCTGGATGTGGCCATACCCGACGATACGCCGCTGGTGCCGATCGACGGCGTGCTGATCGAGCAGGTGCTGGTCAACCTGCTGGAGAACGCGCTCAAGCACACCCCCGAGGGCACGCCGATCGCGATCGGCGTGGCACCGCAGGCGGGCGCGGTGCGGGTCGCGGTGGCCGACCGCGGGCCGGGCATCCCGACCGGCGAGGAGGCCCGCGTGTTCGAGAAGTTCTACCGCGCCTCGGGCGCGAGCCTGCACGGCTCGGGGCTGGGCCTGGCCATCTGCAAGGGCATCATCGACGCCCACGGCGGCCAGATCTGGGCCGAGCAGCGCCCCGGCGGCGGCGCGGTTTTCAGCTTCACCATCCCGCTGGATGGCCAGCCGCCCGCCCTGCCCGCCGAGTGA
- the kdpC gene encoding potassium-transporting ATPase subunit KdpC — protein sequence MNLTRHIRPAIVSLAILTLITGVIYPLLITGLSQVLFPYQANGSIMRDAQGRALGSELIGQEFSAPQYFWGRLSATGPAPYTAFNAATLTGSSGSNYGPLNPALVQAAQARIDALRAADPGNSQPVPIDLVTASASGLDPHISPAAAAYQVARVARARGLSQGDVEALVGRATEGRQLGVLGEPRVNVLKLNLALDGKIQL from the coding sequence ATGAATCTCACACGCCATATTCGCCCGGCCATCGTCTCGCTGGCTATCCTCACGCTGATCACGGGCGTGATCTACCCGCTGCTCATTACCGGCCTGTCGCAGGTGCTGTTTCCCTACCAGGCAAATGGCAGTATCATGCGCGATGCGCAGGGCCGCGCGCTCGGCTCGGAGCTGATCGGCCAGGAGTTTAGCGCGCCGCAGTACTTCTGGGGGCGGCTCTCGGCCACCGGCCCCGCGCCCTACACCGCGTTCAACGCCGCCACCCTCACCGGCTCGTCCGGCTCGAACTACGGCCCGCTGAACCCGGCGCTGGTGCAGGCCGCCCAGGCTCGAATTGACGCGCTGCGCGCCGCCGACCCCGGCAACAGCCAGCCCGTGCCGATAGATCTGGTCACGGCCTCGGCCAGCGGCCTCGACCCGCACATCAGCCCGGCAGCCGCCGCGTACCAGGTGGCCCGCGTGGCCCGCGCGCGCGGCCTGAGCCAGGGTGATGTGGAGGCGCTGGTGGGCCGCGCTACCGAGGGTCGCCAGCTGGGCGTGCTGGGCGAGCCGCGCGTGAACGTGCTGAAGCTCAACCTGGCGCTCGATGGCAAGATCCAGCTCTAG